The Xanthomonas sp. CFBP 8443 genome has a window encoding:
- a CDS encoding aminotransferase class III-fold pyridoxal phosphate-dependent enzyme: MNRNVPLPTALAPLHGDLDTLDAPEHASPQPAAPDPDALLRTGPAYHAALGDAQLLADEAEYCSFGDTVHYSEPPRIFAHCDGSYLYDTEEVPYLDLQMWYSAVNFGYANPRLNGALKRQIDSLPQVASQYLHPTKIELARTIAQDAQRKWGRKGRVHFNVGGAQAVEDSLKLVRNASGGKSLVFAFEGGYHGRTLGASAITSSYRYRRRFGHFDRAQFIEFPYHFRGPKGISKEEYGEQCVARFERLFETEYNGVWDPKAGQCEYAAFYVEPIQGTGGYVIPPPNFFTGLKRVLDKYGILLVVDEIQMGFFRTGKLWAIEHFGVTPDVLVFGKALTNGLNPLAGIWAREELINPTVFPPGSTHSTFASNPLGTAVGLETMRMLAETDYETMVMAKGAHFLDGLRDLRKRHPEIGDVDGLGLALRAEICQADGFTPNRKLLDTMVDMGLEGELRHNGKRIGLVLDVGGYHKNVITLAPSLHISHDEIDLGLSLLDQLLTRAKRVA, translated from the coding sequence ATGAATCGGAATGTTCCGCTCCCCACGGCGCTCGCGCCGCTCCACGGCGATCTCGACACGCTCGACGCTCCAGAGCACGCCAGCCCGCAGCCGGCGGCGCCGGATCCCGACGCGCTGCTGCGTACCGGCCCCGCCTACCACGCCGCCCTCGGCGATGCGCAACTGCTGGCCGACGAGGCCGAATACTGCTCGTTCGGCGACACCGTGCACTACAGCGAACCGCCGCGGATCTTCGCGCACTGCGACGGCAGCTATCTGTACGACACCGAGGAGGTGCCGTACCTGGACCTGCAGATGTGGTATTCGGCGGTCAACTTCGGCTACGCCAATCCGCGCTTGAACGGCGCGCTGAAGCGACAGATCGACAGCCTGCCGCAGGTCGCCAGCCAGTACCTGCACCCGACCAAGATCGAGCTGGCCAGGACCATCGCCCAGGACGCGCAGCGCAAGTGGGGGCGCAAGGGCAGGGTGCATTTCAACGTCGGCGGCGCGCAGGCGGTGGAGGACTCGCTGAAGCTGGTGCGCAACGCCAGCGGCGGCAAGAGCCTGGTGTTCGCGTTCGAGGGCGGCTATCACGGCCGCACTCTCGGTGCTTCGGCGATCACCTCCTCGTACCGCTATCGGCGCCGCTTCGGCCATTTCGACCGCGCCCAGTTCATCGAATTCCCGTACCACTTCCGTGGCCCCAAGGGCATTTCCAAGGAGGAATACGGCGAGCAGTGCGTGGCCAGATTCGAACGCCTGTTCGAGACCGAGTACAACGGCGTGTGGGATCCCAAGGCCGGGCAGTGCGAGTACGCCGCGTTCTATGTCGAGCCGATCCAGGGCACCGGCGGCTACGTGATTCCGCCGCCGAACTTCTTCACCGGCCTGAAGCGGGTGCTGGACAAGTACGGCATCCTGCTGGTGGTCGACGAGATCCAGATGGGTTTCTTCCGCACCGGCAAGCTGTGGGCGATCGAGCACTTCGGGGTGACCCCGGACGTGCTGGTGTTCGGCAAGGCGCTGACCAACGGCCTCAATCCGTTGGCCGGGATCTGGGCGCGCGAGGAACTGATCAACCCGACCGTGTTCCCGCCGGGTTCGACCCATTCCACCTTCGCCTCCAACCCGCTCGGCACCGCGGTGGGCCTGGAGACCATGCGCATGCTGGCCGAGACCGACTACGAAACCATGGTCATGGCCAAGGGCGCGCATTTCCTCGACGGCCTGCGCGACCTGCGGAAGCGCCATCCGGAAATCGGCGACGTCGACGGCCTGGGCCTGGCGCTGCGCGCGGAGATCTGCCAGGCGGACGGCTTCACCCCGAACCGCAAGCTGCTCGACACGATGGTGGACATGGGCCTGGAGGGCGAGCTGCGCCACAACGGCAAGCGCATCGGCCTGGTGCTGGACGTGGGCGGCTACCACAAGAACGTGATCACGCTGGCGCCGTCGCTGCACATCAGCCATGACGAGATCGACCTGGGACTGTCGCTGCTGGACCAGTTGCTGACCCGCGCCAAGCGGGTGGCATGA
- a CDS encoding MtnX-like HAD-IB family phosphatase, translated as MRVQWKILCDFDGTVSLQDVTDTLLERLGRPGWRALEDDWVAGRIGARACMSGQVALLDGDVDALHRVLDDVRIDPAFVRFVDLARDLGMPLSIVSDGLDYPIARILARHGLHQLPIVANRLLRTEAGHWRLASPHARPDCASGTCKCAVMAQQQPARSTLLIGDGRSDFCVAGKADLVFAKDGLLRHCRASGIAHHAIGGFDDAIALLHELAAPAAAAARLPLPVPQRA; from the coding sequence TTGCGCGTCCAGTGGAAGATTCTTTGCGATTTCGACGGCACCGTGTCGCTGCAGGACGTGACCGATACCTTGCTCGAGCGCCTCGGCCGCCCCGGCTGGCGCGCGCTGGAGGACGATTGGGTGGCCGGGCGCATCGGCGCGCGCGCGTGCATGAGCGGCCAGGTGGCGCTGCTCGATGGCGACGTGGACGCGCTGCACCGCGTGCTCGACGACGTGCGCATCGATCCGGCGTTCGTGCGCTTCGTCGACCTGGCGCGCGATCTCGGCATGCCGCTGAGCATCGTCAGCGACGGCCTGGACTATCCGATCGCGCGGATCCTGGCGCGGCACGGCCTGCACCAGCTGCCGATCGTCGCCAACCGCCTGCTGCGCACCGAGGCCGGGCATTGGCGCTTGGCCTCGCCGCACGCGCGGCCGGACTGCGCCAGCGGCACCTGCAAGTGCGCGGTCATGGCGCAACAGCAACCGGCGCGCTCCACGCTGCTGATCGGCGACGGTCGCTCCGATTTCTGCGTGGCCGGCAAGGCCGATCTGGTGTTCGCCAAGGACGGCCTGCTGCGGCATTGCCGCGCCAGCGGCATCGCCCACCACGCGATCGGCGGCTTCGACGATGCGATCGCGCTGCTGCACGAGCTCGCCGCGCCCGCCGCGGCGGCCGCGCGCCTCCCTCTCCCCGTTCCCCAACGAGCCTGA
- a CDS encoding DMT family transporter: MSRPPLQRYAIGFALLLGFDTLAQIGFKLGGAHALPPQAEWAWLLRLLASPWLYAALLGYVGAFFTWMKLLEHAPIGPAFAASHLEVVSVLLLSAWWFGEPIGMVQVLGAVLIVAGIACLALGERTAPADAH; this comes from the coding sequence ATGAGCCGGCCGCCGCTGCAGCGCTACGCCATCGGTTTCGCCCTGTTGCTGGGTTTCGACACCCTGGCCCAGATCGGCTTCAAGCTCGGCGGCGCGCACGCGTTGCCGCCGCAGGCCGAGTGGGCCTGGCTGCTGCGTCTGCTCGCCAGCCCCTGGCTGTACGCCGCGCTGCTGGGCTATGTCGGCGCGTTCTTCACCTGGATGAAACTGCTCGAGCACGCGCCGATCGGGCCGGCGTTCGCCGCCTCGCACCTGGAAGTGGTCAGCGTACTGCTGCTGTCGGCGTGGTGGTTCGGCGAACCGATCGGCATGGTGCAGGTGCTCGGCGCGGTGCTGATCGTGGCCGGCATCGCCTGCCTCGCGCTCGGCGAGCGCACCGCCCCGGCCGATGCGCACTGA
- a CDS encoding GNAT family N-acetyltransferase, giving the protein MPFVSQLEPQALLRQFLAHPPQAFVARALEHGVPAFEAEFDLLTTADPALRARVAGWPLQRLWRRLLRPRTSFVGSTVSEYAWLPRAADPAQLPRQWRAQLGRRQPLLIVKDIPQRSPLLDATDNAWAHVFLQACERSGYVLLRGQALAWVPIDFASTDEYLARLSRGRRRNIRRKLRSRADLDVQMLPTGAAFADPALRAQCYALYLQVYAQSEVHFDLLTAAFFDALLTDADAGGLVFTYRHQGRLIGWNLCYVHAGRLLDKYIGLHYPDARAHNLYALSWMHNLDYACRHGLRAYVAGWTDPQVKAQLGASFTYTWHAVYLRNPLLRIALRRLRPLFEADAVAVAEPDDDAAP; this is encoded by the coding sequence ATGCCTTTCGTAAGCCAACTCGAACCGCAGGCGCTGCTGCGGCAGTTCCTGGCCCATCCGCCGCAGGCCTTCGTGGCGCGCGCGCTGGAGCATGGCGTGCCGGCGTTCGAGGCCGAGTTCGACCTGCTCACCACCGCCGACCCCGCGTTGCGCGCGCGCGTCGCCGGCTGGCCGCTGCAGCGGCTGTGGCGGCGCCTGCTGCGGCCGCGCACCAGCTTCGTCGGCAGCACCGTCAGCGAATACGCCTGGCTGCCGCGTGCGGCCGATCCGGCGCAGTTGCCCAGGCAGTGGCGCGCGCAGCTGGGGCGACGGCAGCCGTTGCTGATCGTCAAGGACATCCCGCAGCGCTCGCCGCTGCTCGACGCCACCGACAACGCCTGGGCGCACGTGTTCCTGCAGGCCTGCGAACGCAGCGGCTACGTGCTGCTGCGCGGACAGGCGCTGGCCTGGGTGCCGATCGATTTCGCCTCCACCGACGAGTACCTGGCGCGGCTGTCGCGCGGCCGCCGCCGCAACATCCGCCGCAAGCTGCGCTCGCGCGCCGATCTGGACGTGCAGATGCTGCCGACCGGCGCCGCCTTCGCCGATCCGGCGCTGCGCGCGCAGTGCTATGCGCTGTACCTGCAGGTCTACGCGCAGAGCGAGGTGCACTTCGACCTGCTGACCGCCGCATTCTTCGATGCGCTGCTGACCGATGCGGACGCGGGCGGCCTGGTATTCACCTATCGGCACCAGGGCCGGTTGATCGGCTGGAACCTGTGCTACGTGCACGCCGGGCGGCTGCTGGACAAGTACATCGGCCTGCACTATCCGGACGCGCGCGCGCACAACCTGTACGCGCTGAGCTGGATGCACAACCTGGACTACGCCTGCCGCCATGGCCTGCGCGCCTACGTCGCCGGCTGGACCGATCCGCAGGTGAAGGCGCAACTCGGCGCCAGCTTCACCTACACCTGGCATGCGGTGTACCTGCGCAATCCGCTGCTGCGCATCGCGTTGCGGCGGCTGCGGCCGCTGTTCGAAGCCGACGCCGTCGCTGTCGCCGAGCCCGACGACGATGCGGCGCCATGA
- a CDS encoding beta-ketoacyl-[acyl-carrier-protein] synthase family protein, which translates to MARSAQGRRVVVTGMGAVSALGLGAHALWRGMCEGRSGIAALASPDPQSALKMRVAAAVPGFAPQAAQLGGIAPGQLDRMTQMALVAACEAMAQSGLALDGAGAARAAVVIGTGVGAELSRDEQSRRLYREQTERLHPLTIVRSMNNAPVSQISIAFGLRGPAFAVSSACASANHALAQAALLIRHGLADVAIAGGSEACLSLPLIRAWEAMRVVSDDTCRPFCAQRSGLVLGEGAGIFVLESAAHAAARGAVALAELAGVGLGADAHDIVAPSADGAAAAMRLALQDAGLQPQQIDYINAHGTGTLANDRGETQAIRQVFGAHADALAVSSTKAVHGHALGAAGALELVAAIGALREQTVPPTANFLDADPECDLDYVPNHARAQAVRAVLSNSFAFGGLNAVLALRAAD; encoded by the coding sequence ATGGCGCGCTCGGCGCAGGGACGTCGCGTCGTCGTCACCGGGATGGGCGCGGTCAGCGCGCTCGGCCTGGGCGCCCATGCGCTGTGGCGCGGCATGTGCGAGGGCCGCAGCGGCATCGCCGCGCTGGCATCGCCCGATCCGCAGTCCGCGCTGAAGATGCGCGTGGCCGCCGCCGTGCCCGGTTTCGCGCCGCAAGCGGCGCAGCTGGGCGGCATCGCGCCGGGCCAGCTGGACCGCATGACGCAGATGGCGCTGGTCGCGGCCTGCGAGGCCATGGCCCAGTCCGGCCTGGCGCTGGACGGTGCAGGCGCCGCACGCGCGGCGGTGGTGATCGGCACCGGCGTCGGCGCCGAACTCAGCCGCGACGAACAATCGCGGCGGCTGTACCGCGAGCAGACCGAACGCCTGCATCCGCTGACCATCGTGCGCAGCATGAACAACGCTCCGGTGAGCCAGATCAGCATCGCCTTCGGCCTGCGCGGCCCGGCCTTCGCCGTGTCCAGCGCCTGCGCCTCGGCCAACCACGCGCTGGCGCAGGCGGCGCTGCTGATCCGCCACGGCCTGGCCGATGTCGCCATCGCCGGCGGCAGCGAAGCCTGCCTGAGCCTGCCGCTGATCCGCGCCTGGGAGGCGATGCGGGTGGTCAGCGACGACACCTGCCGGCCGTTCTGCGCGCAACGCAGCGGCCTGGTGCTGGGCGAAGGCGCCGGCATCTTCGTGCTGGAAAGCGCCGCGCACGCGGCTGCGCGCGGCGCGGTGGCGCTGGCGGAACTGGCCGGCGTCGGCCTGGGCGCCGATGCGCACGACATCGTCGCGCCCAGTGCCGACGGCGCCGCCGCGGCGATGCGCCTGGCGCTGCAGGACGCGGGGCTGCAACCGCAGCAGATCGACTACATCAACGCCCACGGCACCGGCACCCTTGCCAACGATCGCGGTGAGACGCAGGCGATCCGCCAGGTATTCGGCGCGCACGCCGATGCGCTGGCGGTGAGTTCGACCAAGGCGGTGCATGGCCACGCGCTCGGCGCCGCCGGCGCGCTGGAGCTGGTCGCGGCGATCGGCGCGCTGCGCGAGCAGACGGTGCCGCCGACCGCGAACTTCCTCGATGCCGATCCGGAGTGCGACCTGGACTACGTGCCCAACCACGCCCGCGCGCAGGCGGTGCGCGCGGTGCTCAGCAATTCCTTCGCCTTCGGCGGACTCAACGCGGTACTGGCGCTGCGCGCGGCGGACTGA
- a CDS encoding EamA family transporter, which translates to MALQAPAVGVWLATVALDTVGQLAFKHVASDPLASGAARWRRMARQPWLWLGMGCYAFEFLAWTAFLSLVPLGRGVLLGSINIVAIMLAGRWLFGERLGRMQVAGICLVSAGVAVVGLGT; encoded by the coding sequence ATGGCGCTGCAGGCGCCGGCGGTCGGCGTGTGGCTGGCGACGGTGGCGCTGGACACGGTAGGCCAACTGGCCTTCAAGCACGTCGCCAGCGACCCGCTGGCGAGCGGCGCGGCGCGCTGGCGGCGCATGGCGCGGCAGCCGTGGCTGTGGCTGGGCATGGGCTGCTACGCGTTCGAATTCCTGGCCTGGACCGCGTTCCTGTCGCTGGTGCCGCTGGGTCGCGGCGTGCTGCTGGGCTCGATCAACATCGTGGCGATCATGCTCGCCGGGCGCTGGCTGTTCGGCGAACGGCTGGGACGCATGCAGGTGGCCGGGATCTGCCTGGTCAGCGCCGGCGTGGCCGTGGTCGGGCTCGGCACATGA
- a CDS encoding arginase family protein, with the protein MSAPVVLDLDGSLGALPGALRLPLQPWCDGLRFACSLRRLRRFGTALDGMLPAQHGTVLLGSGDFHHLSLPLIARLARRAQAPLRVVVFDNHPDNMRFPFAVHCGSWVWRVAALPQVTQVDVVGITSGDVGAAHAWENHLRPLYRGTLRYWCSGVDVGWARRLGLGRAVRGFGSSMEMIDAFLQHLRSTPMPTYLSLDKDVLDPQDARTNWDQGELRVPHLLTAIAYLHGQLLGSDITGEVSEARYPQWWKRRLAALDAQPPPSPQALPAWQAQQHEVNLRLLEALAEAGLPR; encoded by the coding sequence ATGAGCGCACCGGTGGTGCTGGACCTGGATGGATCGCTTGGCGCATTGCCGGGCGCGCTGCGGCTGCCGCTGCAGCCGTGGTGCGACGGACTGCGCTTCGCCTGTTCGTTGCGCCGGCTACGCCGCTTCGGCACTGCGCTCGACGGCATGCTGCCGGCGCAGCACGGCACCGTGCTGCTCGGCAGCGGCGATTTCCACCACCTGAGCCTGCCGCTGATCGCGCGGCTGGCGCGGCGGGCGCAGGCGCCGCTGCGGGTGGTGGTGTTCGACAACCACCCGGACAACATGCGCTTCCCGTTCGCGGTGCATTGCGGTTCGTGGGTGTGGCGGGTGGCGGCGCTGCCGCAGGTGACGCAAGTGGACGTTGTCGGCATCACCTCGGGCGATGTCGGCGCCGCGCACGCCTGGGAGAACCATCTGCGGCCGCTGTACCGCGGCACGCTGCGCTACTGGTGCAGCGGCGTCGACGTCGGCTGGGCGCGGCGGCTGGGACTGGGTCGCGCGGTGCGCGGCTTCGGCTCGAGCATGGAGATGATCGACGCCTTCCTGCAGCACCTGCGCAGTACGCCGATGCCGACCTACCTGTCGCTGGACAAGGACGTGCTGGATCCGCAGGACGCGCGCACCAACTGGGACCAGGGCGAGCTGCGGGTGCCGCACCTGCTCACCGCGATCGCTTACCTGCACGGGCAACTGCTCGGCAGCGACATCACCGGCGAGGTGTCCGAAGCGCGCTATCCGCAATGGTGGAAGCGGCGGCTGGCGGCGCTGGATGCGCAACCGCCGCCTTCGCCGCAGGCGCTGCCGGCGTGGCAGGCGCAGCAGCACGAAGTGAATCTGCGGCTGCTGGAGGCGCTGGCGGAGGCGGGGTTGCCGCGGTAG
- the hemN gene encoding oxygen-independent coproporphyrinogen III oxidase, translated as MDILTAPDPAAAWTFDAELLRRYDRPGPRYTSYPTAPHFQAGFGPTQLFAAVQASDPARPLSLYVHVPFCRNPCFYCGCNRVITRDAGKGRAYVQRVLREAAMMAACFDTEREVVQLHLGGGTPNFLAPELLGELLRGLRGLFRFSDAPDRDISIELDPRTVTPQDIAALAALGFNRASLGIQDFDPLVQEAINRRQGVQETLDILRACRVQGMRSVNVDLIYGLPRQTLAGFERTLETVIAARPDRLAVYGYAHMPQLFKAQRRIADADLPDAEQKLALLGLAVRMLSAAGYQYIGMDHFALPHEALARAQRQGGLHRNFMGYTTHAETDLLGLGVSAISRIGDSYSQNQRELPAWEAAVDAGDSPVLRGLQLSADDALRAELIQQLMCQGRADVVALAQRHGIDFDRYFHDELQALAPLCADGLAEYRDGVIQATARGRPLLRLIAMCFDRYLRQPARYSKAI; from the coding sequence CCGATCCCGCCGCCGCCTGGACCTTCGACGCCGAGCTGCTGCGCCGCTACGACCGTCCCGGCCCGCGCTACACCTCGTATCCGACCGCGCCGCATTTCCAGGCCGGCTTCGGCCCGACGCAGCTGTTCGCGGCGGTGCAGGCCAGCGATCCGGCGCGGCCGCTGTCGCTGTACGTGCATGTGCCGTTCTGCCGCAACCCGTGCTTCTACTGCGGCTGCAACCGGGTCATCACCCGCGACGCCGGCAAGGGCCGCGCCTACGTGCAGCGGGTGCTGCGCGAGGCGGCGATGATGGCCGCGTGCTTCGATACCGAGCGCGAAGTGGTGCAGCTGCACCTGGGCGGCGGTACGCCCAATTTCCTGGCACCGGAACTGCTGGGCGAACTGCTGCGCGGCCTGCGCGGGCTGTTCCGTTTCAGCGACGCGCCGGACCGCGACATCTCCATCGAACTGGATCCGCGCACGGTGACGCCGCAGGACATCGCCGCGCTGGCCGCGCTGGGCTTCAACCGCGCCAGCCTGGGCATCCAGGACTTCGATCCGCTGGTGCAGGAGGCGATCAACCGCCGCCAGGGTGTGCAGGAAACGCTGGACATCCTGCGCGCCTGCCGCGTGCAGGGCATGCGTTCGGTCAACGTGGACCTGATCTACGGCCTGCCGCGGCAGACGTTGGCCGGGTTCGAGCGCACCCTGGAGACGGTGATCGCGGCGCGTCCGGACCGCCTGGCGGTGTACGGCTATGCGCACATGCCGCAACTGTTCAAGGCGCAGCGGCGCATCGCCGATGCGGACCTGCCCGACGCCGAGCAGAAGCTGGCCTTGCTCGGGCTGGCGGTGCGCATGCTGTCGGCGGCCGGTTACCAGTACATCGGCATGGACCATTTCGCGCTGCCGCACGAAGCCCTGGCGCGCGCGCAGCGCCAGGGCGGGTTGCACCGCAATTTCATGGGCTACACCACGCATGCCGAAACCGACCTGCTCGGGCTGGGGGTCAGCGCGATCAGCCGTATCGGCGACAGCTACAGCCAGAACCAGCGAGAGCTGCCGGCCTGGGAGGCGGCGGTGGATGCCGGCGACAGCCCGGTGCTGCGCGGCCTGCAGCTCAGCGCCGACGATGCGCTGCGCGCGGAGCTGATCCAGCAGCTGATGTGCCAGGGTCGCGCCGACGTCGTCGCGCTGGCGCAGCGCCATGGCATCGACTTCGACCGCTATTTCCACGACGAACTGCAGGCGCTGGCGCCGCTGTGCGCCGACGGCCTGGCCGAATACCGCGACGGCGTGATCCAGGCCACCGCGCGCGGGCGCCCGCTGCTGCGCCTGATCGCGATGTGCTTCGACCGCTACCTGCGCCAGCCGGCACGCTATTCGAAGGCGATCTGA
- a CDS encoding DegT/DnrJ/EryC1/StrS family aminotransferase has translation MRTEVPPTAGLPLRWRDLWPARAPQRLAAQLGLPDALLTCSGTAALVVALRTLAASSRRRQVLVAAYTCPLVALAVAHCGLQLVLCDLLPDAIEPDPAQLAQRCGNDTLAIVATHLGGRLTDLAPLRAAAAACGAMLIEDAAQALGGVHADGTPAGLGGDIGFCSLAVGKGPTLYEGGLLLSRHAPLRRSLAATAARLGQPDWRRELQRSLQLLGYAALYRPRALRWAYGMPLRRALRRGDRVAAAGDQFDAAIPQHAVGAWREAVGARASARWPAFLAQARAQGLRRAARLAAIAGLRVVADSPGAQGSWPALLVLLPDAAARERALARLWPRGLGVGLLFVHALPDYAYLRDIVDAAPMPNARDFAARCLSISNSPWLDEDGFEAIVAVLRLVCAERMG, from the coding sequence ATGCGCACTGAGGTTCCGCCCACCGCCGGCCTGCCGCTGCGCTGGCGCGACCTGTGGCCGGCGCGCGCACCGCAACGGCTGGCCGCGCAACTCGGCCTGCCCGACGCGCTGCTGACCTGCTCCGGCACCGCCGCGCTGGTCGTCGCGCTGCGCACCCTGGCCGCGAGCAGCCGCCGCCGGCAGGTGCTGGTGGCCGCCTACACCTGTCCGCTGGTGGCGCTGGCGGTGGCCCACTGCGGCCTGCAGCTGGTGCTGTGCGATCTATTGCCCGATGCGATCGAACCGGACCCGGCGCAGCTGGCGCAGCGGTGCGGCAACGACACCCTGGCGATCGTCGCCACCCACCTGGGCGGCCGCCTGACCGACCTGGCCCCGCTGCGCGCCGCCGCCGCGGCCTGCGGCGCGATGCTGATCGAGGACGCCGCGCAGGCGCTGGGCGGCGTGCATGCCGATGGCACCCCGGCCGGCCTGGGCGGCGACATCGGCTTCTGCAGCCTGGCGGTGGGCAAGGGCCCGACCCTGTACGAAGGCGGCCTGCTGCTGTCGCGCCATGCACCGTTGCGGCGCAGCCTGGCCGCCACCGCAGCACGCCTGGGCCAGCCGGACTGGCGCCGGGAACTGCAGCGCAGCCTGCAGTTGCTGGGCTATGCCGCGCTGTACCGGCCGCGCGCCTTGCGCTGGGCCTACGGCATGCCGCTGCGCCGCGCGCTGCGCCGCGGCGACCGTGTGGCCGCGGCCGGCGACCAGTTCGATGCGGCGATCCCGCAACACGCGGTCGGCGCCTGGCGCGAAGCCGTCGGTGCGCGGGCCAGTGCGCGCTGGCCGGCGTTCCTGGCGCAGGCGCGCGCGCAGGGCCTGCGCCGCGCCGCGCGCCTGGCCGCGATCGCCGGGCTGCGCGTCGTCGCCGACAGCCCCGGTGCGCAGGGCAGCTGGCCGGCGCTGCTGGTGCTGCTGCCGGACGCGGCCGCACGCGAACGCGCGCTGGCGCGGCTGTGGCCGCGTGGGCTCGGCGTCGGCCTGCTGTTCGTGCACGCCCTGCCCGACTACGCCTACCTGCGCGACATCGTCGATGCCGCGCCGATGCCCAACGCGCGCGACTTCGCCGCGCGCTGCCTGAGCATCAGCAACAGCCCGTGGCTGGACGAAGATGGGTTCGAGGCGATCGTCGCTGTGCTGCGGCTGGTGTGTGCGGAGCGGATGGGCTGA
- a CDS encoding alpha/beta fold hydrolase: protein MIRSAEFHFQGGRHGVLLIHGLTGTPSEMRLLGKCLHREGFSVHGVQLAGHCGDEDDLLATGWRDWSASVEQAAARMRPQVDKLFVAGLSMGALLALQLAEERPEWIDGVGVLGATFRYDGWNIPRRARLAFLLPWFKRLGIGRRRMFLEEPPYGLRDERIRAQISGAMLGGDSSAAGLPGNPWHALAEMHLLSRRVRRNLAKVTAPCLVAHAAEDDIAHLRNAQLVVAGVSGPVELLLLHDSYHMITLDRERRLLGARLAQFFAAQAAAPRQAA, encoded by the coding sequence ATGATCCGATCCGCCGAATTCCACTTCCAGGGCGGCCGCCACGGCGTGCTGCTGATCCACGGCCTGACCGGCACTCCCAGCGAGATGCGCCTGCTCGGCAAGTGCCTGCACCGCGAGGGCTTCAGCGTGCACGGCGTGCAACTGGCCGGGCATTGCGGCGACGAGGACGACCTGCTCGCGACCGGCTGGCGCGACTGGTCCGCCAGCGTCGAACAGGCCGCGGCGCGGATGCGTCCGCAGGTGGACAAACTGTTCGTGGCCGGGCTGTCGATGGGTGCGCTGCTGGCGCTGCAACTGGCCGAAGAGCGGCCGGAGTGGATCGACGGCGTCGGCGTACTCGGCGCCACCTTCCGCTACGACGGCTGGAACATCCCGCGGCGCGCGCGGCTGGCGTTCCTGCTGCCGTGGTTCAAGCGGCTGGGCATCGGCCGCCGCCGCATGTTCCTGGAAGAACCGCCGTACGGCCTGCGCGACGAGCGCATCCGCGCGCAGATCAGCGGCGCGATGCTCGGCGGCGACAGCAGCGCCGCCGGCCTGCCCGGCAATCCGTGGCACGCGCTGGCCGAGATGCACCTGCTGTCGCGGCGGGTACGGCGCAACCTGGCCAAGGTGACCGCGCCGTGCCTGGTCGCGCACGCGGCCGAGGACGACATCGCGCATCTGCGCAACGCGCAGCTGGTGGTGGCCGGCGTGTCCGGGCCGGTGGAACTGCTGCTGCTGCACGACAGCTACCACATGATCACACTGGACCGCGAACGCCGCCTGCTCGGCGCGCGCCTGGCGCAGTTCTTCGCCGCGCAGGCCGCGGCGCCGCGCCAGGCCGCCTGA
- a CDS encoding acyl carrier protein produces MTPSIETQIHSIVANHAEIDPAGLTAGTKLQDLGVDSLEAIEILFDIEEHFDITFPQRDPNLDDGSLGKLSEAVRQALAAKAAAASLAAAH; encoded by the coding sequence ATGACCCCGTCTATCGAGACCCAGATCCACAGCATCGTCGCCAATCACGCGGAGATCGATCCCGCCGGCCTGACCGCGGGCACCAAGCTGCAGGACCTGGGTGTGGATTCGCTGGAGGCGATCGAGATCCTGTTCGACATCGAAGAGCACTTCGACATCACCTTCCCGCAGCGCGACCCGAACCTGGACGACGGCTCGCTGGGCAAGCTGAGCGAGGCGGTGCGGCAGGCGCTGGCCGCCAAGGCCGCCGCCGCGTCGCTCGCCGCGGCGCACTGA